A window of Variovorax sp. HW608 genomic DNA:
CTTTAGGGAAGTCGGTGGGGGCCTGTGGCTGAGCCGGCGCGCGGAGCTGCCGCTCTACTCGCTGGAATTCGCTGCCGAGTAGGCAGGACGCCTCAGGATTGCTCCCAGCCTAGAGCTTTGGAGTGGACAGGCCGAGCGTGTCCGCGATGCGCACGAGCTGCGCCAGGGACTTCGCCTGCATCTTGCGCATGATCTGCCCGCGGTGGACCTTGACGGTGGCCTCGCTGATGCCCAGCTCGGCCGCGATCTGCTTGTTCACGCGCCCGGCGCTCACCAGCCCCATGACTTCGCGCTCGCGCTGGGTGAGCGCGGCGAAGCGTTGCCGGAGTTCCGCGACGAGCGCCGACTCGCGCCGCTGCGCGCGGTGCCGCTCGACCGCGGCATCGATCGCATCGAGGAGCTCCTGGTCGCGGAAGGGCTTGCTCAAGAACTCGACGGCGCCGGCCTTCATGGCGCGCACCGTCATCGGAATGTCGCCGTGCCCGGTGATGAAGATCACCGGCAGATCGACGCCCGCGCGCGGGAGTTCTTCCTGGAAGCTCAATCCGCTGGCGCCCGGCAGCCGCACGTCGAGCACCAGGCAGCCGGGCGCGTCCGGACGCGGCGCCCGCATGAATTCCTGCGTCGAGGCGAACACGCGCACCTCCATGCCGACGGAAGCGAGGAGATCCTGAAGCGCCTCGCGCATGGCCAGGTCGTCGTCGACCACGAAGACGATGGGGCGCTCGTTCGGCACTAGGGCCCCCATTC
This region includes:
- a CDS encoding response regulator transcription factor, which gives rise to MPNERPIVFVVDDDLAMREALQDLLASVGMEVRVFASTQEFMRAPRPDAPGCLVLDVRLPGASGLSFQEELPRAGVDLPVIFITGHGDIPMTVRAMKAGAVEFLSKPFRDQELLDAIDAAVERHRAQRRESALVAELRQRFAALTQREREVMGLVSAGRVNKQIAAELGISEATVKVHRGQIMRKMQAKSLAQLVRIADTLGLSTPKL